The following are encoded in a window of Mycobacterium sp. ELW1 genomic DNA:
- a CDS encoding patatin-like phospholipase family protein produces the protein MAPTVTKPIDLVLAGGGVKGIGLAGAVVRLMEAGYRAHRVAGSSAGSIVGSIVAAAAKNDQLTPDDVRDLTLSIDYRKFLDPGPVERVPLLGAGWAILQGTGIYRGDYAHDFIARQLLDLGVSTFGDLKLDDDELPPEQRYRLVVTAADVTTGQLVRLPWDYHRLYGLDPDEQPVADAVRASMSIPFVFRPVTLTSATGRESTLVDGGLLSNYPIDSLDRCDGKKPRWPTLGVTLLPDLPENNRKVIPALAPLRLFGGPSLLEDVITTILVGRDQAYLNLPWVSARTIRVDAAEVGVLDFEIKQRQVDALYTEGYDAATTFLSTWDERAYLERFRT, from the coding sequence ATGGCCCCCACCGTGACCAAGCCCATCGACCTGGTGCTGGCCGGCGGCGGTGTGAAAGGTATCGGCCTGGCCGGTGCCGTCGTCAGGCTGATGGAGGCCGGCTATCGGGCCCACCGCGTCGCCGGCTCGTCCGCCGGGTCGATCGTCGGCTCCATCGTGGCGGCCGCCGCCAAGAACGACCAGCTGACCCCCGATGATGTCCGGGATCTCACCCTGAGCATCGACTACCGCAAGTTCTTGGACCCGGGCCCGGTCGAGCGGGTGCCGCTGCTCGGCGCGGGATGGGCGATCCTGCAAGGCACCGGCATCTACCGGGGCGACTACGCGCACGATTTCATCGCCCGTCAACTCCTCGATCTCGGCGTCAGCACCTTCGGTGACCTGAAGCTGGACGACGACGAGCTGCCCCCGGAACAGCGCTATCGGCTGGTGGTGACCGCGGCCGACGTGACGACGGGCCAGTTGGTCCGCCTGCCGTGGGACTACCACCGGCTCTACGGCCTCGACCCGGACGAGCAACCGGTCGCCGACGCGGTGCGCGCGTCGATGTCGATTCCGTTCGTCTTCCGCCCGGTGACCCTCACCAGCGCGACGGGCCGGGAGTCGACCCTCGTCGACGGCGGGCTGCTGTCGAACTACCCGATCGACTCGCTGGACCGCTGCGACGGGAAGAAACCCCGGTGGCCGACGCTCGGTGTGACGCTGCTGCCCGACCTGCCCGAAAACAATCGCAAGGTGATCCCGGCGTTGGCCCCGCTGCGGCTGTTCGGCGGTCCGAGCCTGCTGGAGGACGTGATCACCACGATCCTCGTCGGGCGCGACCAGGCCTACCTCAACCTGCCCTGGGTCAGCGCCAGGACCATCCGGGTGGATGCGGCCGAGGTCGGTGTGCTGGATTTCGAGATCAAGCAGCGGCAGGTCGACGCCCTCTACACCGAGGGCTACGACGCGGCCACGACATTCCTGTCGACCTGGGATGAGCGGGCTTACCTCGAACGGTTCCGCACCTAG
- the hrpA gene encoding ATP-dependent RNA helicase HrpA, whose product MSEVSAEQVRQLRARLDGVTFRDAGRLGRRLKSLRGEVSAETLRKIADQVAAAEALVATREAAVPVITYPDLPVSEHRDEIARAITDNQVVVIAGETGSGKTTQLPKICLELGRGIRGTIGHTQPRRLAARTVAQRIADEVGTPLGETIGYTVRFTDQASDRTLVKLMTDGILLAEIQRDRRLLRYDTLILDEAHERSLNIDFLLGYLRELLPRRPDLKLIVTSATIEPERFAAHFNGAPIVEVSGRTYPVEIRYRPLEVPVPVDDSDDPDDPDHEIVRTEIRDQTEAIVDAVRELEAEPPGDVLVFLSGEREIRDTNDALSRIVDSNTEVLPLYARLPTAEQQRVFQPPRTGRRIILATNVAETSLTVPGVRYVVDPGTARISRYSRRTKVQRLPIEPISQASAAQRAGRSGRTAPGVCIRLYSEEDFASRPRYTDPEILRTNLAAVILQMAALQLGEIESFPFLDPPEQRSIRDGVQLLQELGAFDATGAITDVGRRLAQLPVDPRLARMIVQADTEGCVREVLVLAAALSIPDPRERPTEREEAARQKHARFADEHSDFVSFLNLWQYLRDERKARSGSAFRRMCREEFLHYLRIREWQDLTGQLRSIARDIGIRESDDPEPADPARLHAALVAGLLSHIGLREGDSREYTGARNTRFVLAPGSVLTKRPPRWLVVADLVETSRLYGRIAARVEPEMVERVAGHLVQRSFSEPHWDAKRGAVMAFERVTLYGLPLVPRRRVGYATVDPVVSRELFIQHALVQGEWQTRHHFVADNARLRTELAELEERARRRDMLVGDDEIYAWFDSRIPPQVVSARHFDGWWKKQRHRTPDLLTFTRDDLLRVDDEDAERPDNWQAGDLSLPLTYRFEPGAADDGVTVHIPVEVLARLGGDEFGWQVPALREELVTALIRSLPKDLRRNFVPAPDTARAVLADIIGGQERSDPGIGQVGSEPLLEALQRELHRRTGILVPIAAFDLDKLPAHLRVTFAVEGPDGTEVARGKDLDVLQRQLAGSARKAVAEAVAGDWERTGLRAWPDDIEELPRSVERTVGGHIVRGYPALVDAGKGVDVRVFATEAEREAAMRGGTRRLLRLAVPSPVKAVEKGLDPRTRLVLGANPDGSLTALLDDCADAAVDVLAVTPVWTRADFAARRDRVSEALPSTTREVVTRVQKVLTALQEVHLALPDNPPATQADAVADIRAQLAGLVATPFVTSTGAARLVDLTRYLTAIVRRLDRLAQAPQADRERMLRVHAVEDAYAELLHALSPTRAAASDVREIGWQIEELRVSLWAQQLGTPRPVSEQRIYRAIDAILA is encoded by the coding sequence GTGTCCGAGGTCTCCGCTGAGCAGGTGCGTCAGCTGCGCGCCCGCCTCGACGGCGTGACCTTTCGTGACGCGGGCCGGTTGGGGCGGCGGCTGAAATCGCTGCGCGGCGAGGTGTCGGCGGAGACCCTGAGGAAGATCGCCGACCAGGTTGCGGCCGCCGAGGCGTTGGTCGCGACCCGGGAAGCGGCCGTACCGGTGATCACCTATCCGGATCTGCCGGTCAGCGAACACCGGGACGAGATCGCCCGAGCCATCACCGACAACCAGGTGGTTGTGATCGCGGGTGAGACAGGGTCGGGCAAGACCACCCAGCTGCCCAAGATCTGTCTGGAGCTCGGCCGCGGAATCCGCGGAACCATCGGCCACACCCAGCCGCGCCGGCTGGCCGCGCGCACGGTGGCTCAGCGCATCGCCGACGAGGTCGGCACCCCGCTGGGGGAGACGATCGGCTACACCGTCCGCTTCACCGACCAGGCCAGCGACCGCACTCTGGTCAAACTGATGACCGACGGAATCCTGCTCGCCGAGATCCAGCGCGACCGTCGCCTGCTGCGCTATGACACCCTCATCCTCGATGAAGCGCACGAGCGCAGCCTCAACATCGACTTCCTGCTGGGCTACCTTCGCGAATTGCTGCCTCGCAGGCCCGATCTCAAGCTGATCGTCACCTCGGCGACGATCGAACCGGAGCGGTTCGCGGCACACTTCAATGGAGCTCCGATCGTCGAGGTGTCCGGCCGGACCTACCCGGTGGAGATCCGCTATCGGCCTCTGGAAGTTCCGGTCCCGGTTGATGATTCGGACGATCCCGACGATCCCGACCACGAGATCGTGCGCACCGAGATTCGCGATCAGACCGAGGCGATCGTCGACGCGGTTCGCGAGCTGGAGGCGGAGCCGCCCGGCGACGTGTTGGTGTTCCTGTCCGGGGAGCGGGAAATCCGGGACACCAATGATGCGTTGAGCCGCATCGTCGATTCGAACACCGAGGTGCTGCCCCTGTACGCGCGGCTGCCCACCGCCGAGCAGCAGCGGGTGTTTCAGCCGCCGCGGACCGGCAGACGAATCATCTTGGCCACCAACGTCGCCGAGACATCGCTGACCGTGCCGGGCGTCCGGTATGTCGTTGACCCCGGCACGGCGCGGATCTCCCGCTACAGCAGGCGCACGAAGGTGCAGCGGTTGCCGATCGAACCGATCTCCCAGGCCTCGGCCGCGCAACGGGCCGGGCGGTCCGGTCGCACCGCGCCCGGGGTGTGTATCCGGCTGTATTCCGAAGAGGATTTCGCGTCCCGGCCGCGCTACACCGACCCGGAGATTCTGCGCACCAACCTCGCTGCGGTGATCTTGCAGATGGCGGCGCTGCAGCTCGGCGAGATCGAAAGCTTCCCGTTCCTGGACCCGCCCGAGCAACGCAGCATCCGCGACGGCGTGCAGCTGCTGCAGGAGCTCGGTGCGTTCGACGCCACCGGAGCGATCACCGATGTGGGTCGCCGGCTGGCGCAACTGCCGGTCGATCCGCGGCTCGCACGGATGATCGTGCAGGCCGACACCGAGGGATGCGTGCGCGAAGTCCTGGTGCTGGCCGCGGCGTTGTCGATTCCCGACCCGCGCGAGCGGCCGACCGAGCGGGAGGAGGCGGCGCGGCAGAAACACGCCCGGTTCGCCGACGAGCACTCCGACTTCGTGTCCTTCCTGAACCTTTGGCAGTACCTGCGCGACGAGCGGAAGGCCCGTTCCGGCAGCGCGTTCCGGCGCATGTGTCGCGAGGAGTTCCTGCACTACCTGCGGATCCGGGAGTGGCAGGACCTGACCGGGCAACTGCGCAGCATCGCCCGAGACATCGGCATTCGGGAATCCGACGATCCGGAACCGGCCGACCCGGCGCGTCTGCATGCTGCCCTCGTTGCCGGGTTGCTCTCGCATATCGGCCTGCGGGAAGGGGATTCGCGGGAGTACACCGGTGCGCGCAACACCCGGTTCGTACTGGCTCCGGGATCGGTGTTGACCAAGCGCCCGCCGCGCTGGCTCGTGGTGGCCGACCTGGTGGAGACCAGTCGGCTGTATGGACGCATCGCTGCCCGCGTCGAACCCGAGATGGTCGAGCGGGTGGCCGGACACCTGGTGCAGCGCAGCTTCAGCGAACCGCACTGGGACGCCAAGCGCGGTGCGGTGATGGCCTTCGAACGAGTCACGCTCTACGGACTTCCGCTCGTTCCGCGCCGACGCGTGGGATATGCCACCGTCGATCCGGTGGTGTCCCGCGAGCTGTTCATCCAGCACGCGCTGGTGCAGGGGGAGTGGCAGACCCGGCACCACTTCGTCGCCGACAATGCACGGCTGCGAACCGAATTGGCCGAGCTGGAAGAGCGCGCCCGCCGGCGCGACATGCTCGTCGGTGACGACGAGATCTACGCCTGGTTCGACAGCAGGATTCCGCCCCAGGTGGTCTCCGCCCGCCATTTCGACGGTTGGTGGAAGAAGCAGCGGCATCGCACCCCGGATCTGCTGACGTTCACGCGCGACGACCTGTTGCGTGTCGACGACGAGGACGCCGAACGGCCGGACAACTGGCAGGCCGGGGATTTGTCCCTGCCGCTGACCTACCGGTTCGAGCCCGGTGCCGCCGACGACGGTGTCACCGTGCACATACCGGTCGAGGTGCTCGCCCGCCTCGGTGGCGACGAATTCGGCTGGCAGGTACCCGCGCTGCGCGAGGAACTGGTTACCGCGCTGATCCGGTCGCTGCCGAAAGACCTGCGGCGCAACTTCGTTCCCGCCCCCGACACGGCACGGGCGGTACTGGCCGATATCATCGGCGGGCAGGAGCGCAGCGACCCGGGAATCGGCCAGGTCGGAAGTGAACCGCTGCTGGAAGCTCTGCAGCGTGAATTACACCGGCGCACCGGCATTCTGGTGCCGATCGCCGCGTTCGATCTCGACAAGCTGCCTGCTCACCTTCGGGTGACGTTCGCCGTCGAAGGACCGGACGGCACCGAGGTGGCCCGCGGTAAAGACCTCGATGTGTTGCAGCGTCAGCTGGCCGGTTCCGCGCGCAAGGCGGTGGCCGAGGCGGTGGCCGGAGACTGGGAACGAACGGGCCTGCGTGCGTGGCCGGATGACATCGAGGAGTTGCCGCGCAGCGTCGAACGCACGGTCGGTGGCCACATCGTCCGCGGCTACCCCGCGTTGGTGGACGCCGGCAAGGGCGTCGACGTGCGGGTCTTCGCCACCGAGGCCGAACGCGAGGCCGCGATGCGCGGGGGCACCAGGCGGCTGCTGCGGTTGGCGGTGCCGTCTCCGGTGAAGGCGGTGGAGAAGGGGTTGGACCCGCGCACCCGGCTGGTGTTGGGCGCCAACCCCGATGGGTCGCTGACCGCGCTGCTGGACGACTGCGCTGACGCCGCCGTGGATGTCCTGGCCGTCACACCGGTATGGACCAGAGCAGATTTCGCCGCACGGCGGGACCGGGTCTCCGAGGCGCTGCCGTCGACCACGCGCGAAGTCGTGACCAGGGTGCAGAAGGTGCTGACCGCTTTGCAGGAGGTGCATCTCGCACTTCCCGACAATCCGCCGGCGACGCAGGCCGATGCCGTCGCCGACATCCGCGCACAGCTGGCTGGTTTGGTCGCCACGCCCTTCGTCACCAGCACCGGGGCCGCGCGCCTGGTCGATCTGACCCGCTATCTGACGGCGATCGTCCGCCGACTGGACCGGCTGGCCCAAGCGCCGCAGGCCGACCGCGAGCGCATGCTGCGTGTGCACGCCGTCGAAGACGCCTATGCCGAACTGCTGCATGCGCTCTCGCCCACCCGCGCAGCTGCCTCCGACGTTCGCGAGATCGGTTGGCAGATAGAAGAGTTGCGGGTCAGCCTGTGGGCCCAGCAGCTGGGCACCCCCCGGCCGGTCAGTGAGCAACGGATCTACCGCGCGATCGACGCGATTCTGGCATGA
- a CDS encoding aminoglycoside phosphotransferase family protein — translation MSDLPAGVRAMAGRGPQWATWVDTLPRLTRDVVAQWRLRPDGLAAHGHCSLVLPVRTADGTAAILKLGFPDDESEHEHLALRRWGGEGAVRLLSADPHRRAILAERLGDDLTGVDDVEACRIVAGLYRHVHVPALPQLRPLTFYLDRWTADLAELPRGAPIPHRLVEQALSQCADLTVDAETTARVLHCDLHYANVLAGPRQPWLVIDPKPVNGDPHYEIAPMLWNRFDELAGDVRGGVRRRFYTLVDAAGFDEDRARAWVVVRAVLTAMWAVQDSAAQQPGWLTTCIAVAKAVQD, via the coding sequence GTGAGCGATCTGCCCGCCGGAGTGCGGGCGATGGCCGGTCGCGGCCCCCAGTGGGCGACGTGGGTCGACACACTGCCCCGCCTCACCCGTGACGTCGTCGCGCAGTGGCGGCTTCGGCCCGACGGCCTCGCCGCCCACGGACACTGCTCACTGGTGCTGCCGGTCCGCACCGCCGATGGCACGGCCGCGATCCTGAAGCTCGGCTTCCCCGACGACGAATCCGAACACGAGCACCTGGCGCTGCGCCGGTGGGGCGGCGAGGGCGCCGTCCGGTTGCTCAGCGCCGACCCGCACCGCCGGGCGATTCTCGCCGAACGGCTCGGCGACGACCTGACGGGAGTCGACGACGTCGAGGCCTGCCGGATCGTCGCCGGCCTGTATCGCCACGTACACGTCCCGGCGTTGCCCCAACTGCGGCCCCTGACGTTCTACCTCGACCGGTGGACCGCCGACCTGGCCGAGCTGCCGCGGGGCGCACCGATCCCGCACCGGCTGGTGGAACAGGCGCTGAGCCAGTGCGCGGACTTGACGGTCGACGCCGAGACAACGGCACGGGTCCTGCACTGCGATCTGCATTACGCGAACGTGCTCGCCGGGCCGCGTCAGCCGTGGCTGGTCATCGACCCCAAACCGGTCAACGGCGATCCGCACTACGAGATCGCCCCGATGTTGTGGAACCGCTTCGACGAGTTGGCCGGCGATGTCCGAGGCGGAGTCCGCCGGCGGTTCTACACACTGGTCGACGCGGCGGGGTTCGACGAGGATCGGGCGCGGGCCTGGGTGGTGGTGCGCGCGGTGCTCACCGCCATGTGGGCGGTGCAGGACTCCGCAGCGCAGCAGCCGGGATGGCTGACGACCTGCATCGCCGTCGCCAAAGCCGTGCAGGACTGA
- a CDS encoding S53 family peptidase, producing the protein MLRRVWERRRRRRPLTPFLATLAVVMVVFAGDRPTPSLPYNLIAGPFARLLAQAADLGPARAQRVQLTVELREASRPAALTAWADSHGLSVGWRDGDAWAVVEGTPRAIAGAFDVAVHDYRRSNGVVFYASPQQPAVPQQLSGEVSELGRILGYTPSHEGVPPTPPLDVPNAGLAPTELLTAYNVNPLTSAGYTGKGQTVVVFTFDGVDQRDLDKFSDWFSLPKFNLEVMGGMPPERRGEASMDVQFVHAIAPSARIVLVNARSTAEGDATYVKLGKLMEDVDRTYPGAVWSFSIGWGCDRLLSRADLAPVRSALARAQRNGTTAFVASGDLAGLECKGGKTWSDPPSPDDYGVDVMASLPEVTGVGGTTLSTDSQGQWLAEQGWYDVPLTQGSGGGASVLFARPSWQDTGTRAGPRDKRLVPDIAAVADPFTGVKFVFNGQILVGGGTSQAAPIWAGIAAVMNQFLTARGLEQLGDFNPLLYDIAGGAEVPAFRDIYLGANAVTPVVAGYDMITGLGTPNVDNLIKALLVLKSLRR; encoded by the coding sequence ATGCTGAGACGCGTGTGGGAACGGCGTCGGCGGAGGCGACCGCTGACACCGTTTCTGGCGACGCTGGCGGTGGTCATGGTGGTCTTCGCCGGCGACCGTCCGACGCCGTCGCTGCCCTACAACCTGATCGCCGGGCCCTTCGCGCGACTGCTGGCCCAGGCCGCCGATCTCGGCCCTGCGCGCGCACAGCGGGTCCAGCTGACCGTCGAACTGCGGGAGGCCTCCCGGCCTGCGGCGCTGACCGCCTGGGCCGACTCTCACGGATTGTCGGTGGGCTGGCGCGACGGTGATGCGTGGGCCGTCGTGGAGGGCACCCCGCGAGCGATTGCGGGTGCCTTCGACGTGGCTGTGCACGACTACCGCCGCAGCAACGGGGTGGTGTTCTACGCCTCGCCTCAGCAACCGGCCGTCCCGCAGCAGCTGAGCGGTGAAGTGAGCGAGTTGGGCCGCATCCTCGGCTACACGCCCTCACACGAAGGCGTTCCGCCGACCCCGCCGCTGGACGTCCCCAATGCGGGGCTCGCGCCCACAGAGTTGCTCACCGCCTACAACGTCAACCCGCTGACCTCCGCGGGTTACACCGGAAAGGGTCAGACTGTCGTCGTCTTCACCTTCGACGGCGTCGACCAACGCGACCTGGACAAGTTCTCCGACTGGTTCTCGCTGCCCAAGTTCAACCTCGAGGTGATGGGCGGGATGCCGCCCGAGCGGCGCGGTGAGGCGAGCATGGACGTCCAGTTCGTGCACGCGATCGCGCCTTCGGCGCGGATCGTTCTGGTCAACGCCCGGTCCACCGCCGAAGGCGACGCGACCTACGTCAAGCTCGGCAAGCTGATGGAAGATGTCGACCGCACCTACCCGGGAGCGGTGTGGAGCTTCTCAATCGGCTGGGGCTGTGATCGACTCCTCTCCCGCGCCGACCTGGCGCCGGTGCGCTCGGCGCTGGCCCGCGCCCAGCGCAACGGGACGACGGCCTTCGTCGCCAGTGGAGATCTGGCCGGCCTGGAGTGCAAAGGCGGCAAGACCTGGTCGGATCCGCCGAGCCCGGACGACTACGGAGTCGACGTGATGGCCTCGCTGCCGGAGGTGACCGGTGTCGGGGGAACGACGCTGTCCACCGATTCCCAGGGTCAGTGGCTGGCCGAACAAGGGTGGTACGACGTCCCGTTGACCCAGGGCAGCGGCGGCGGCGCGTCGGTGTTGTTCGCGCGCCCGTCGTGGCAGGACACCGGAACCCGCGCCGGCCCACGCGACAAGCGGCTGGTACCCGACATCGCCGCGGTGGCCGACCCGTTCACCGGGGTGAAATTCGTGTTCAACGGCCAGATCCTGGTCGGAGGGGGCACCTCGCAGGCGGCGCCGATCTGGGCCGGAATCGCCGCGGTGATGAACCAATTCCTGACCGCGCGCGGCTTGGAGCAGCTCGGTGACTTCAACCCGCTGCTCTACGACATCGCCGGCGGCGCCGAGGTACCCGCCTTCCGCGACATCTATCTCGGAGCCAACGCGGTGACGCCCGTCGTGGCCGGCTACGACATGATCACCGGGCTGGGAACGCCCAACGTCGACAACCTGATCAAGGCCCTTCTCGTGCTGAAGTCGCTGCGCCGATGA
- a CDS encoding GDSL lipase — protein MIRKEGLVRVITTGLSAVAVLAAIVGYTRPAVTYELANRGSGFSRIAVIGDSYTTGTDEGGQGPQSWTSRAWLLLAGQGARIDADVAAEGGAGYGIRGNHGSLFQDLTVRAVDRDDSLVVFFGSRNDQPADMQKYPVLVGETLQIARRAAPKAKVLVIGPPWPTADPPGEVLAQRDILRAQAKAVGAVFIDPLAEGWFVGHPELIGPDGVHPTDAGHAYMAEKIAPLIRSQLAIPL, from the coding sequence TTGATCCGCAAGGAAGGGCTTGTGCGCGTCATCACGACCGGCCTGTCGGCCGTCGCGGTGCTCGCCGCCATCGTCGGCTACACCCGCCCGGCCGTCACCTATGAATTGGCCAATCGCGGTTCGGGTTTCAGCCGGATAGCGGTGATCGGCGACTCGTACACGACCGGTACCGACGAGGGCGGTCAGGGGCCGCAGTCGTGGACGTCCCGCGCCTGGCTGCTGCTGGCCGGACAGGGCGCCAGAATCGACGCCGACGTGGCCGCCGAGGGCGGCGCCGGCTACGGGATCCGCGGCAACCATGGCAGCCTGTTCCAGGACCTCACCGTGCGGGCCGTCGACCGCGACGACTCCCTGGTGGTGTTCTTCGGATCCCGCAACGACCAGCCCGCCGATATGCAGAAGTACCCGGTGCTGGTCGGGGAGACCCTGCAGATCGCCCGCCGGGCGGCGCCCAAAGCCAAGGTCCTGGTGATCGGCCCGCCGTGGCCGACGGCAGACCCGCCGGGCGAGGTGCTGGCCCAGCGCGACATCCTGCGCGCCCAGGCCAAAGCCGTCGGCGCGGTCTTCATCGATCCGCTCGCCGAGGGCTGGTTCGTCGGCCACCCCGAACTGATCGGCCCCGACGGCGTGCACCCCACCGACGCGGGCCACGCCTACATGGCCGAGAAGATCGCCCCGCTCATCAGGAGCCAGCTCGCCATTCCGCTGTGA